The following nucleotide sequence is from Mycobacterium sp. Z3061.
CGACACGGCCCGCGCCATCATCGCCGCCTACGACGGGGTCAGCATTCAGCTACTGCTCGACAGCGACCAGACGGCGGCGCGCGCTTGGCTCACCCAGCTGATGAACGTTGTGTTGACTCGCGATTGACCCCTTTCGATGCGTCCATGCATATGATACATTTGTGTATCTAGTTCAGGTGTCGTGGTGCACGGAAGGGCTGTTTCATGGACGCTGATGTCATCGTTGTGGGTGCGGGGCTGGCCGGGCTGGTCGCCACCCACGAACTGACCCGCCGCGGCAAGAAGGTCGCAGTGGTCGATCAGGAGAACGAGGCCAATCTGGGCGGTCAGGCCTTCTGGTCGTTCGGCGGCCTCTTCCTGGTCGACACCCCCGAGCAGCGGGTGCTGGGGATCAAAGACTCCCTCGAGCTGGCCTGGAACGACTGGTCCGGCAGTGCGGCGTTCGATCGCCCTGACGACGAAGACGTGTGGGCGGCCAAGTGGGCCCGTTCCTACGTGGAGTTCGCCGCGGGCGAGAAGCGGTCCTACCTGACCGACCTGGGTATCAGGTTCATGCCCACGGTGGGGTGGGCCGAGCGGGGTGACCTGCGTGCCGACGGACACGGCAACTCGGTACCGCGCTTCCACGTCGCGTGGGGGACGGGCACCGGAGTCGTTGAGCCCTTTGTGAATTCGGCCCTGGATGCCGCACAGGACAATCAGGTGACGTTCTACCACCGTCACCGTGTGGACGAATTGGTGTTCACCGACGGCGCGGTCACCGGCATCAAGGGCACGGTGCTGGCCCCCGATGATGCGGTGCGCGGCGCCCCGTCCAACCGAGACGCGGTCGGCGAGTTCGAGTTGTCGGCGCAGGCGGTGATCATCACCACCGGCGGGATCGGCGGCAACCACGAGATGGTGCGGCGGTACTGGCCCGAGCGGATGGGCACCCCACCGTCGTCGATGATCACCGGCGTTCCGGAATACGTCGATGGGCGCATGCTGGACATCGCCCATGACAGCGGGGTCCGCCTGGTCAACCGCGACCGGATGTGGCATTACACCGAGGGCGTCAAGAACTGGGACCCGATCTGGCCCAAGCACGCCATCCGCATCATTCCGGGCCCATCGTCGATGTGGTTCGACGCGCTGGGCCGACGACTGCCGGCGCCATTCCTGCCCGGCTACGACACCCTGGGCACGCTGAAGTATCTACGCACCAATCCCGAGATCGCGAACTACGACCACTCTTGGTACGTGCTGACCCAGAAGATCATCAAGAAGGAATTCGCCTTGTCGGGTTCGGAACAGAACCCCGACATCACCGGCAAGAGCCTGATGAAAGTGCTGCAGCAGCGCATCTTCAACAAAGACGCGACGGGTCCGGTCGAGGCGTTCAAGGCGCACGGAGCCGACTTCGTGATCGCGGACAATCTCGAAGATCTCGTCGCAAGAATGAATGCTCTGACCGATGAACCGCTGCTGGATCCAGCCGGAATCCGCGCCCAGATCGAGTCCCGCGATCTGCAGATCGCCAACCCGTTCTGCAAGGACGTGCAGGTGCAGGGCATCCGCAACGCCCGGCGCGCACTGGGCGATCGATTGGGCCGGGTCGCCGCGCCGCACCGCATCCTGGACCCCAAGGCCGGACCGCTGATCGCGGCCAAGCTGCACATCCTGACGCGAAAGACGTTGGGCGGCATCCAGACTGATTTGTCCTCCCGCGCCATGGGCAAGGACGGTCAACCCATCCCCGGCCTGTACGCGGCGGGAGAGGTCGCCGGGTTCGGCGGCGGAGGCGTGCACGGATACAACGCGCTGGAGGGGACGTTCCTGGGCGGTTGCATCTTCTCCGGTCGGGCCGCCGGCCGCGGTGCCGCCGACGACCTCTGATCCCCGCGAGTCCTCCCCGCGAGTCCTCCCCGCGAGTGCTCCCCGCGAGCAGACACAAAATCGCACCTTAACCGGGATTTCTGTGCGAGTTTGTGTCTGCTCGCCGGTCGAAGGAGCGCCTCCCACCGCCGTCGCGCTCAATCAGGCAAGATAGGCGCATGGACACTGGTGTGAACTCACCTCGGGTCTTGGTGGTCGACGACGACTCCGATGTGCTCGCCTCGCTGGAACGTGGTTTGCGGCTGTCCGGATTCGAAGTGTCCACCGCGGTCGACGGCGCGGAGGCTTTGCGCAGCGCCACCGAGACGCGGCCGGACGCGATCGTGCTCGACATCAACATGCCCGTGCTCGACGGCGTCAGCGTGGTCACGGCACTGAGAGCCATGGACAACGACGTGCCGGTGTGCGTGCTGAGTGCGCGCAGCTCCGTCGACGACCGGGTCGCGGGGCTGGAGGCCGGTGCCGACGACTACCTCGTCAAGCCGTTCGTGCTGGCCGAGCTGGTGGCGCGAGTGCGCGCCCTGCTGCGCCGGCGCGGCGCCACGGCCACCTCGTCCTCGGAGACCATCACGGTGGGTCCGCTGGAAGTGGACATCCCCGGTCGACGCGCCCGCGTCAACGGCGTCGACGTGGACCTCACCAAGCGGGAGTTCGACCTGCTCGCCGTGCTCGCCGAGCACAAGACGGCGGTGTTGTCCCGCGCGCAACTGCTCGAGTTGGTGTGGGGCTACGACTTCGCGGCCGACACCAACGTCGTCGACGTCTTCATCGGATACCTGCGGCGCAAGCTGGAAGCCAATGGCGGCCCGCGGCTTCTGCACACCGTCCGGGGAGTCGGTTTCGTGCTCAGGATGCAATGAGCGCGGTGGGTGCCCGATGGTGGCAGTGAACATCCTGTCGCGGATCTTCGCCCGCACACCGTCGCTTCGGACTCGGGTGGTGGTCGCCACGGTCATCGGCGCCGCCATTCCGGTGCTGATCGTCGGCGCCGTGGTCTGGGTGGGCATCACCAAGGACCGCAAGGAACGGCTGGACCGCAGGCTGGACGAAGCCGCCGGGTTCGCGATCCCGTTCGTCCCCCGCGGCCTGGATGAGATACCGCGATCCC
It contains:
- a CDS encoding FAD-binding dehydrogenase — protein: MDADVIVVGAGLAGLVATHELTRRGKKVAVVDQENEANLGGQAFWSFGGLFLVDTPEQRVLGIKDSLELAWNDWSGSAAFDRPDDEDVWAAKWARSYVEFAAGEKRSYLTDLGIRFMPTVGWAERGDLRADGHGNSVPRFHVAWGTGTGVVEPFVNSALDAAQDNQVTFYHRHRVDELVFTDGAVTGIKGTVLAPDDAVRGAPSNRDAVGEFELSAQAVIITTGGIGGNHEMVRRYWPERMGTPPSSMITGVPEYVDGRMLDIAHDSGVRLVNRDRMWHYTEGVKNWDPIWPKHAIRIIPGPSSMWFDALGRRLPAPFLPGYDTLGTLKYLRTNPEIANYDHSWYVLTQKIIKKEFALSGSEQNPDITGKSLMKVLQQRIFNKDATGPVEAFKAHGADFVIADNLEDLVARMNALTDEPLLDPAGIRAQIESRDLQIANPFCKDVQVQGIRNARRALGDRLGRVAAPHRILDPKAGPLIAAKLHILTRKTLGGIQTDLSSRAMGKDGQPIPGLYAAGEVAGFGGGGVHGYNALEGTFLGGCIFSGRAAGRGAADDL
- the prrA gene encoding two-component system response regulator PrrA, with product MDTGVNSPRVLVVDDDSDVLASLERGLRLSGFEVSTAVDGAEALRSATETRPDAIVLDINMPVLDGVSVVTALRAMDNDVPVCVLSARSSVDDRVAGLEAGADDYLVKPFVLAELVARVRALLRRRGATATSSSETITVGPLEVDIPGRRARVNGVDVDLTKREFDLLAVLAEHKTAVLSRAQLLELVWGYDFAADTNVVDVFIGYLRRKLEANGGPRLLHTVRGVGFVLRMQ